Proteins from a genomic interval of Acidobacteriota bacterium:
- a CDS encoding acetate--CoA ligase family protein, which translates to MNVEAIRDLIEHARGEGRHVLLETEGLELLDAMEIARPACRFLRSSADLLASERTGVPGDTAVIKVVSPQILHKSDLGGIAVVPNCRADIATAIHDIDTRLKGHAISGFLLMEFIRHDAALGGELLAGLRWTPEFGPVVTIGAGGVTTEFLAHGLQRGRDAAIFSPHLPIDAVGGMLDRVSAVAMATRGFRGRAPRTSLSEITGLAAKLMALARAVMPQGIAEFEINPLAVTASGLFALDVLVTLSREWPSPPPPRPLHKIGRLLHPRSAALVGVSEQLNPGRIILNNLLRDGFDPAAITVVKPGVTSVAGCRAVPDVASLPERVDLFVLAVNAAQVPALLGDIVAHEKAESVIVIPGGLDEKSGTEAIVRGMREALIESRTTDWQGPIVNGGNCLGVRSRPGRYDTLFIPEYKMPASRGPASPVAVISQSGAFGISRASRMGRLNPRYVITVGNQMDVTVGDYLSFLKDERSLELFAVYVEGFKPMDGMRFMEAARQITASGRTVVLYRAGRTVEGARATASHTASIAGDYRVTRALCEQAGVVVADTLEDFDDLVRLFTLLRDRAARGIRLAALSNAGFESVALADALGPLLLAPFTSETRRRIHEILAASRIDSLVDVHNPLDVTPMADAATYEAAARALLADDTVDAALIGCVPMTAALQTLPSGVAHGENLQRADSVTARLARLRDETTKPWVAVVDAGELYDPMAAVLESAAIPTFRTADRAVRMLSAFVLHRARAVQYTCRHAFDRESYIHRSWSSGQT; encoded by the coding sequence ATGAACGTCGAAGCCATCCGCGACCTGATCGAACACGCCCGCGGCGAGGGGCGCCATGTCCTGCTCGAGACCGAGGGGCTCGAGTTGCTCGACGCGATGGAGATCGCGCGGCCGGCCTGCCGCTTCCTGCGCAGCAGCGCGGACCTCCTCGCTTCCGAACGCACGGGCGTGCCTGGCGATACGGCGGTCATCAAGGTCGTCTCGCCGCAGATCCTGCACAAGTCCGATCTCGGCGGCATCGCGGTCGTCCCGAACTGCCGCGCGGACATCGCCACGGCGATCCACGACATCGACACGCGGCTGAAAGGACATGCGATCAGCGGCTTTCTGCTGATGGAGTTCATCCGTCACGACGCGGCGCTCGGCGGCGAACTGCTCGCGGGGCTGCGCTGGACGCCGGAATTCGGACCGGTCGTGACGATTGGGGCCGGTGGGGTCACGACAGAGTTCCTGGCGCACGGCCTCCAGCGCGGGCGGGATGCGGCGATCTTCTCTCCCCATCTGCCGATTGACGCCGTCGGCGGCATGCTCGATCGCGTGTCGGCGGTCGCGATGGCCACCCGCGGCTTCCGCGGCCGTGCCCCGCGCACGAGCCTTTCGGAGATTACCGGACTCGCAGCAAAGCTCATGGCGCTGGCGCGCGCGGTGATGCCGCAGGGGATCGCCGAGTTCGAGATCAATCCACTGGCCGTCACCGCATCAGGCCTGTTTGCGCTCGATGTCCTCGTGACCCTCTCGCGCGAGTGGCCCTCTCCGCCGCCGCCGCGGCCGCTGCACAAGATCGGAAGGCTCCTCCATCCGCGGTCGGCCGCCCTCGTGGGCGTGTCCGAACAGCTCAATCCAGGACGCATCATTCTCAACAACCTGCTGCGCGACGGGTTCGATCCGGCGGCCATCACGGTGGTGAAGCCCGGAGTGACGTCTGTCGCGGGCTGCCGCGCCGTGCCCGACGTCGCGTCGCTGCCCGAGCGCGTGGATCTTTTCGTGCTCGCCGTGAACGCGGCGCAGGTGCCGGCGCTGCTGGGCGACATCGTCGCGCACGAGAAGGCCGAGAGCGTCATCGTCATTCCCGGGGGGCTGGACGAAAAGAGCGGGACGGAGGCCATCGTCCGCGGCATGCGCGAGGCGCTCATCGAATCGCGAACCACCGATTGGCAGGGCCCGATCGTCAACGGCGGCAACTGCCTTGGCGTGCGCTCGAGGCCGGGCCGCTACGACACGCTGTTCATCCCTGAGTACAAGATGCCCGCGAGCCGGGGGCCGGCTTCGCCGGTGGCCGTCATCTCGCAGAGCGGCGCCTTCGGCATCTCGCGCGCCAGCCGGATGGGGCGGCTGAATCCGAGGTACGTCATCACGGTCGGCAACCAGATGGACGTGACCGTCGGCGACTATCTCTCGTTCCTCAAGGACGAGCGATCGCTCGAGCTGTTCGCCGTCTACGTTGAAGGCTTCAAGCCGATGGACGGCATGCGGTTCATGGAAGCAGCCCGCCAGATTACCGCGAGCGGCCGGACGGTCGTGCTGTATCGGGCGGGGCGCACAGTCGAAGGCGCGCGCGCGACCGCGAGCCACACCGCGTCGATCGCGGGTGACTACCGCGTCACGCGCGCGCTGTGCGAACAGGCCGGCGTGGTCGTTGCCGACACGCTCGAGGATTTCGACGACCTGGTTCGTCTTTTCACGCTGCTGCGCGATCGCGCGGCACGCGGGATCCGGCTCGCCGCGTTGTCGAACGCCGGCTTCGAGTCGGTGGCCCTCGCCGACGCGCTCGGCCCGCTGCTCCTGGCGCCGTTCACCAGCGAGACCCGGCGGCGCATCCACGAGATTCTTGCCGCCTCACGCATCGACTCGCTCGTAGACGTGCACAACCCGCTCGACGTCACGCCGATGGCCGACGCGGCCACGTACGAGGCGGCGGCGCGCGCCCTTTTGGCCGACGACACGGTCGACGCCGCCCTCATCGGTTGCGTGCCGATGACGGCCGCCCTGCAGACGCTGCCATCCGGCGTCGCACACGGGGAAAATCTGCAGCGGGCCGACTCCGTCACCGCGCGGCTCGCGCGGCTGCGTGACGAGACGACGAAGCCGTGGGTGGCGGTCGTAGACGCCGGCGAGCTGTACGATCCGATGGCGGCCGTCCTGGAATCGGCGGCGATCCCGACCTTCCGCACCGCGGACCGTGCGGTTCGGATGCTGAGCGCGTTCGTGCTGCACAGGGCGCGCGCCGTTCAATACACCTGCCGCCACGCTTTCGACCGGGAGTCGTACATCCACCGCTCGTGGTCGTCCGGGCAGACGTAA
- a CDS encoding indolepyruvate oxidoreductase subunit beta — translation MKYDIILAGVGGQGVLSLSGIIAAAAMQEGLSVKQSEVHGMSQRGGAVLANLRMAGRPVASDLVPLGCASLILSMEPLERLRYLRYLSPSGALVTSTEPVRNIDDYPELERVLETIRSLPRAVLVDGERLARKAGSARAANMPLVGAASALLPLKLDTLERCIAARFASKGQAVVDTNMKAFHAGREAAA, via the coding sequence ATGAAATACGACATCATTCTCGCGGGCGTCGGCGGCCAGGGGGTCCTGTCCCTGTCCGGGATCATCGCGGCGGCGGCGATGCAGGAGGGGCTCTCGGTCAAGCAGTCCGAGGTGCACGGCATGTCGCAGCGCGGCGGCGCCGTGCTCGCGAACCTCCGCATGGCCGGCAGGCCGGTGGCGAGCGACCTCGTGCCGCTCGGGTGCGCGTCGCTCATTCTCAGCATGGAACCGCTGGAGCGCCTGCGCTACCTGCGCTACCTCTCACCCTCCGGCGCCCTCGTCACGTCGACCGAGCCGGTGCGGAACATCGACGACTACCCGGAGCTGGAACGCGTGCTCGAGACGATCCGGTCGCTTCCGCGGGCGGTCCTCGTGGACGGCGAGCGGTTGGCGCGCAAGGCCGGATCGGCGCGTGCCGCGAACATGCCCCTCGTCGGCGCGGCGTCGGCGCTGCTGCCCCTGAAGCTCGACACCCTCGAGCGCTGCATCGCCGCACGGTTCGCGTCGAAGGGACAGGCGGTGGTGGATACGAACATGAAGGCGTTCCACGCGGGCCGGGAGGCGGCCGCATGA
- a CDS encoding indolepyruvate ferredoxin oxidoreductase: MNEHVLLGDEAVALGAVHAGLTAAYGYPGTPSTEIVEFLIRHAERHGRPLASWTTNEKTAYEAALGVSLAGRRTLVAMKHVGLNVAADPFINSALLDLGGGLVVVVADDPGMHSSQNGQDTRFYADFARTLCLEPANAQEAYDMTREAFDLSERFHVPAVIRLVTRLAHSRGVVRTGEARGQNPPRPAADRAAWTLLPSYARELWRGLLERQHELRAYTSRHGNTLSLADSRLGVVTCGIARNYYEENADDLPFLPSHLHIGAYPMPVDLLRRLVAHVDAVLVLEDGYPFVQRALGGVLTPPREVRGRQTGALPPDGELTPDVVRVALGLPLRAGLPPAALALPTRPPQLCAGCPHIDTFNTILKATRDLGARVTSDIGCYTLGALPPYSAVDSCVCMGASIGMAKGLADAGVRPALAVIGDSTFLHSGITPLVDAIAANTPMTVVIADNEVVAMTGGQPSAIPSSRMKRLLLGLGADPDHLHILDTHPKTVERNAEILRREIDHPGLSVIVTVRECIETARDRKRMRLAMAGATA; the protein is encoded by the coding sequence ATGAACGAACACGTGCTCCTCGGCGACGAGGCCGTTGCCCTCGGAGCCGTGCACGCGGGGCTGACCGCGGCCTACGGCTACCCGGGCACCCCATCCACCGAGATTGTCGAGTTCCTGATCCGCCACGCCGAACGGCACGGGCGGCCGCTCGCCTCCTGGACCACGAACGAGAAGACCGCGTACGAGGCGGCGCTGGGCGTGTCCCTCGCCGGGCGGCGGACGCTCGTGGCGATGAAGCACGTCGGGCTGAACGTCGCGGCCGACCCCTTCATCAACTCGGCGCTCCTTGATCTGGGTGGCGGCCTCGTCGTGGTCGTCGCCGACGATCCCGGGATGCACAGCTCGCAGAACGGGCAGGACACGCGGTTCTACGCGGACTTCGCGCGCACGCTCTGCCTCGAGCCGGCGAACGCGCAGGAAGCCTACGACATGACCCGCGAGGCATTCGATCTGTCGGAGCGGTTTCACGTACCGGCCGTCATCCGGCTGGTGACACGGCTGGCGCACAGCCGCGGCGTCGTGCGCACCGGCGAGGCGCGCGGCCAAAACCCGCCCCGCCCCGCCGCGGACCGTGCCGCCTGGACGCTGCTCCCCTCGTACGCGCGCGAGTTGTGGCGCGGCCTGCTCGAGCGGCAGCATGAACTTCGCGCGTATACGTCGCGGCACGGCAACACGCTGTCGCTCGCGGACAGCCGGCTCGGCGTCGTGACGTGCGGCATCGCGCGCAACTACTACGAGGAGAACGCCGACGACCTGCCGTTTCTGCCCTCGCACCTCCACATCGGTGCGTACCCGATGCCGGTGGACCTGCTGCGCCGCCTGGTGGCGCACGTGGACGCGGTGCTCGTGCTGGAAGACGGGTATCCCTTCGTCCAGCGCGCGCTCGGCGGCGTGCTGACGCCGCCCCGGGAGGTTCGCGGCCGCCAGACAGGCGCGCTGCCGCCCGACGGCGAGCTGACGCCGGATGTCGTGCGGGTCGCGTTGGGGCTCCCGCTTCGCGCCGGCCTCCCTCCCGCGGCGCTCGCCTTGCCGACGCGGCCGCCGCAGCTGTGCGCCGGGTGCCCGCACATCGATACGTTCAACACGATCCTGAAGGCCACCAGGGACCTTGGCGCGCGGGTGACCTCGGACATCGGCTGCTACACCCTTGGCGCGCTGCCCCCCTATTCGGCGGTCGACTCCTGCGTCTGCATGGGCGCCTCCATCGGGATGGCGAAGGGGCTGGCCGATGCCGGCGTGCGACCGGCGCTCGCGGTGATCGGCGACAGCACGTTCCTGCACTCCGGGATCACGCCGCTCGTCGATGCGATCGCCGCCAACACGCCGATGACGGTCGTCATCGCCGACAACGAAGTGGTCGCGATGACCGGCGGGCAACCGTCCGCGATCCCCTCCTCGCGCATGAAGCGCCTGTTGCTGGGGCTTGGCGCGGACCCGGACCACCTGCACATCCTCGACACCCACCCGAAGACCGTGGAGCGCAACGCGGAGATCCTCCGGCGCGAGATCGATCACCCGGGGCTTTCCGTCATCGTCACCGTGCGCGAGTGCATCGAGACCGCGCGCGACAGGAAGCGCATGAGGTTGGCCATGGCCGGCGCGACCGCCTGA